In Lolium rigidum isolate FL_2022 chromosome 3, APGP_CSIRO_Lrig_0.1, whole genome shotgun sequence, the genomic window tcattatgctactcctcaaagatataattttagcagggggataatatctaccaataaaagcatccttgcatttagtccaggaatcaatactattcttaggcagagatagcaaccaatctttagctcttcctcttaatgagaaagggaacaattttaattttataatgtcaccatctacatctttatatttttgcatttcacatagttcaacaaaattattgagatgggcagcagcatcatcgtaactaacaccggaaaattgctctctcatgacaagattaagtaaagcaggtttaatttcaaagaattctgccgtagtagcaggtggagcaataggtgtgcataggaaatcattattatttgtgctagtgaagtcacacaacttagtattttcagggttggccattttagcagtagtaaataaagcaaactagataaagtaaatgcaagtaaactaattttttgtgtttttgatatagagtgcaagacagtaaataaagtaaaactagcaactaatttttttgtgttttgatataatgcagcaaacaaagtagtaaataaaataaagcaagacaaaaacaaagtaaagagattgggaagtggagactccccttgcagcgtgtcttgatctccccggcaacggcgccagaaatttgctgctggcgtgtagttgacgtgggagttagaaatctttgtggtgtagcctttcttcagttccccggcaatggcgccagaaatttgcttgatgcgtgtagttgacacgtccgttgggaaccccaaaaggaggtgtgatgcgcacagcggcaagtttccctcagtaagaaaccaaggtttaatcgaaccagtaggagtcaagaagcacgttgaaggttgatggcggcgggatgtagtgcggcgcaacaccgagattctggcgccaacgtggaacccgcacaacacaaccaaagtactttgccccaacgaaacaagtgaggttgtcaatctcaccggcttgtcgtaacaaaggattaaccgaattgtgtggaagatgattgtttgcagagaaaacagtaaaacaagtattgcagcagatttgtatttcagtattaaaagaatggaccggggtccacagttcactagaggtgtctctcccataagataaaagcatgttgggtgaacaaattacagtcgggcaattgacaaatatagagggcataacaatgcacatacatgtcatgataagtatagtgagatttaattgggcattacgacaaagtacatagaccgtcatccaactgcatctatgcctaaaaagtccaccttcggagttatcgtccgaaccccttccaagtattaagttgcaaagcaacatacaattgcattaagtatggtgcgtaatgtaatcaacaactacatcctcggacatagcgccaatgttttatccctagtggcaacaacacaagcacaaccttagaactttctcgtcactcgtcccggtgtcaatgcgggcatgaacccactatcgagcataaatactccctcttggagttaagagcaaaaacttggccgagcctctactaataacggagagcatgcaagatcataaacaacacatatgtaataacttgataattaacataacatggtattctctatccatcggatcccgacaaacgcaacatagagtattacagatagatgatcttgatcatgttaggcagctcacaagatccaacaatgaagaacaatgaggagaagacaaccatctagctacggctatggacccatagtccaggggtgaactactcactcatcactccggaaggcgaccatggcggcgtagagtcctccccggagatgaatcccctctccggcagggtgccggaggagatctccggaatccccgagatgggatcggcggcggcgtctcggcaaggttttccgtatcgtggtttttcgcctcggggtttcgcgacggaggctttaagtaggcggaagggcagagtcgggggccgacgagggcccacaccacagggcggcgcgggccccttggccgcgccgccatgtggtttggccacctcgtggccccacttcgtatgctcttcggtcttccggaaggttcgtggcgaaataggcccccgggtctttgtttcgtccaattccgagaatatttcgttactaggatttcgaaaccaaaaacagcgagaaaacaaagaatcggcacttcggcatcttgttaataggttagttccagaaaatgcacgaatatgacataaagtgtgcataaaacatgtaggtatcatcaataatatggcatagaacataagaaattatcgatacgtcggagacgtatcagtctacaatacgtaggcattgataagttaatcccttgtcagccgcCCAACTCGACCAAGAAAGGGCTGATGCATTGGCCAACACAGCCACAGTCTAGGTGCGCACGAACGCCAAGGCCCTAGCAGCCCAAGCGGCGCTCATGGTGAGCGGCCAGGCGCTGGCCAAAGCATTGGTCACGAGCTACGGCTCGACCGCGTCCCAGTCATCGATTGTGAGGAGCCAGGGACCGacggtgtcgttgcctatttgacggtaccccggaggagggatcctcacgaagggaggaagaagtaggggccattgggcgaaaAGCTtttgggacggtggtacgcgatttacccagcttcggaacacctgctcgaggataGGGCCTACTGTTGCTTTTCTGGAATTATCTTGGCGCTTTCCtgctgttacaatgagttgtggttgtgcctctatggctcccaggatccggctcatATAGGcgtccggatctagggtttccacggagagtcctagccggaatacaagatgcctaactaaggaatatacattgtcgtgcacgtcaagaATCTACCTAGATTTAACCTGCCATCATGGATCCGGACACTTCATGGGCCTCCTTGGATCCGACTCCGGACTTATGTCGGTATggatccggctcctgttcctcagctggacttcctccatcttctatcaacaacaactgggccgcctggTGGACCataagccatcaccaccatctgtaggtcacccgggcttgccggctcTAGACCATGTTGTTTgcatacccatgaagtatacccagagCATACGGTGTTCCGATTCTCAAGGGACACATTGCCTGAGTTCGGCGAATCTTCCCCGGCCACACCGTCGCTCCCGAACATCGACCTCAACGCCTCGACGAGGGGCTCTCCAGGGACCGGGCAAAGAAAGCCCTCGGACGATGACTCTGTCCCCCGCAACTTGCTCGAAAAAATGCGACCCGCCCCGGTTTGCCCTCGCACCCGGTATGAATACATTTTTCGCGCCATTTGATGCCTTCATCGATTTAGTATTCATAGCCCAACCCCATGACATGTGTGGCAGTCCTACTATGATGGCGACGAGACCAGGGAGGCCACCATGGCAGGCATGATCAATGGGGAGGGCGGCACCCGGATGCAACATGCCCCCGAAGGTGGCACCAAGACACAACATGATGCCACCCAAGGTGGCACCTAGGCTGCCCCTATCTCCATCGACGAGGCCCCCTTGTTCGAGAACGAGCAACCTCAAGTCACCAAAGGAGCGTCTCGTAGAACCGCAACTTCACCGAGCTTGAGGATGTGTGCCTTTGCCAGGCATGGATGGAAGTTggacaagatccaatctatgccaCCCAACAAAAGGGTGGCACATTTTGGAAGAAGATCCACAACTTTTTCCACGAGCACAAACATTTGGTCGATAACCCTTTTGTGAGCGACCAGAGTGAACCCTCGCTCGCAAAAAGGTGGGCATGGATCCAAGGGCAGACCACCAAGTTCAACACCGCCTACGACAATATGAAGAAGCGTAAGGTGAGTGGACTTGGCGTTGCCAACTTGATGACCCAATATTTGGGTCAATTCAAGGTTGCCAACAATCTAAAAAAACGTCATCTTGGTCCATTGTTGGACGGCGCTCAAGGATTGCCCTTAGTGGCCGACAAGGAGGTGTTGAGCGAGAAGAGGGACGAAAGGAAGCGACGGGAAAAAGAAGAGGCCATCAAGAACTACTACGATATACAAACCAAGAAGCTCGCGATTGAAGAGATCAATGCACGTGCAGCCGCAAAGGAGGTATGTAACAAGCAAAAGGAGTTGAAGATCGTCCTGCTTAGCGAGGAGGCCAAGATCATGATGACCCCGTTGACCGACGACATGGATCCTACTCACCGGAAATGGCTTGAGAAGATCCTTTAAGCTCGGATATGTGATTCGTGTGTTATGCTTTTGGAAGTCTGTTGCGTCGACATGTTGTATTTTAACTCCTCATCTTGCAAGTTCGGTTTTAATAATTTTCCGCAAACTATTAGCTAACTTATTTGTGGCCGGCAATGTGGCAATGTTAAATACAAAAAATTTATGCGGCCGCGTTAGccttattagagcatctccagccgcgtcccccaaagcggccccaaaggtatttggggcgcgccggacaaaatttcgttcccagccgcgcgtccCAAAGGGTCTTTCGTCCGACACGGCCCAATATGGTGTCCGGCGTCTCGAGTCCGTCCCCGCTCCACAGGAGACGCTCCGAGCACGCCGGAcagaacgaaaagcgaggcggggagtgacgAGACCGACACGTCAGCGACTCACGAAAGGgagctcaaccgccgcctacctaGTGACGGTGCAATTGCCGGGAAGGGAAACCGTCgcagtggcaaccgcgtcgatcgacgcgcgaaccgctagaatggagcgcgaactccacggaagagcaaccgcagctCTCTTTGATATATGCGCCGCTATTCATCCACGCTCAATAAGACCCATACGTATGTGCTTTCCGATCTACAACCGGCCGGCGCCATTCATCTCTCATCTCATCTCTCACAATGAGTAACCTCTCTTTGCCAGCAGACACCGACAGCGAGAGGAAGTCGCCgaaatggcgccattggtgggacagagttgCAACACCTAGCAGCTCTAGTTCCCCGCTGACGGACAGCCAAGAGGAGGATTgggaggccgacgaggaggaagaggaagaggctgaggaggccgcgacggcaaagaaggaggcaagggcccgggcgaaGACGGAGGCGAAAGCGAAGGCGCAGCCAGCGAGCACCGTCGACGACGAGCGGGACACAAGTTCCTCTGACGCGTCGAACGACACcagctcttcggaagaggtgacgagcaggaagcgccaccataaggacgacgaggcggagtcatcaaagaagtagtttaaaaaatTAATTTATTTTTAAACGCTGCACGAAGAAAATACATCCTTAAACATTTTCGACGTTCGTTGGGAGCCGCTTTTGAAGacaggtggagatgctcttaacttgGGAAGACGCGTAGCTGCAGGCTGCAGGGCAGCTAGCCCCTAGCCACGTACGCCCGCGGCACGCACTCTCCGTAAGAGGTGTGTACAACAGAGAGGGACGCGTGCAGCTTGTAAAAGGGAAGACAAAGATGGAGCACATGTACGCGCGTTGGCCCATTTCTCCTATCGCCATGCCAAATGCGTGTGTTCCGTACCGCGGAGTGAAGGCGGGGGCCCAGTCTTCTTTCTTTCACCAAAACAAGGATTGCTTCCCGCGGAGTACCGTCCTGCCACTGCACTACACTTTCTTGGACCACATTTTGCACGTAATGCAACCTCTGCTTATGTTTTTGACAGATTATACTCCCTCTTTACTATGTTACCCTGTGTTCTACCTCTGGTTAATCTCAAAAATTTAAGTTTTGTAAGATATATGAAAAACCAACACCTGTAATATCAAATCGATATTACTAGAAACATCATGAATTATACATTAGCAACTCCGTTTGTGGGTGTAGATAAATCTCAGCCAACCAAGATGTCGTCTCCATAATTTTGTAATACTTGAACTTTTTCTATACGAGCAATTACTGTGCAGCGTGGACCATTTTTTTAGTTATAAACCATTTATGACTAGGAAAATACCATTTGCAACTTGATTTTTAACtaaaaaatctcagttacaatCTACCTTTTCAATTAGAACCCCAGTTGCAGCTAAAAAGTGTGAGTTGCAACTGTACTTTCAACTTATACGACGCAAAATATCGATGCGAATTTTGTGGACTTGACTGAGCGCTAAGTTAATTCTCAGCTAGCAATGTGCATCCGAAATTGGATGTGATGATATTTTGTTTTATGTACTTACTCAAACTTGCAAATTTTGATTTTGACTAAGGCTAAACCGTATGGTATTTTGGAAAAGAGGGAGTAAATGTTTTTAGAGGTAACCATTGAAAATAGTTCTTAAAAACAGAAGTACGTAATTACACTTTCATTAATTCGAAGAAAATTTTCGTTCAACGAGGATGCTGAGAAAGATAGATAGATATCGAAACTCTATTTATATTGACTCTAAGAACAATTTTTTTCTTAGATGAACAATTTCGGAAATATAATTGGGCTCCCAAAAGCATATGCCCCTACAAGTACAAAATGATGATGTGGATGTCAAAATAAGCATGTACATATTCGTGTTCCTTGATTTTCCACAAAAAGTATGGAGAAAACGCAAATATTATGACATGGGTTAAAAGAGACAAGTTGAGTGCTAaattagttgaatatttagatcaTCCaactttgttatttttattgggGAACATATATGTTGGTTTTTATATAAATTTGCACGAACACAAACCTTAATGTCAAATAGCGCACACACAAAGTtatagattttttttattttctatttttgaaaTTTACTATTCTAACCAAGAGCATATGCTCTCGGGAGCCAAAACTCCATGCCCGAACGATTTTTACTAAATGGTGAACAATTTTCTACCCGAGTGGACAAATGTGTAAAGTTGACAAAGAAATGGTATTTCTTAGTCAACTAAGGCAACACTATATTTTTACACTGGATGAATAAATTATTTCAACATGTTAAACATGGTTTGTATAATTTAGACATAGACAAACCCTAAACCACATACCAGGCAAACCATTCATGTTATTAAGTAAAAAACAGCAAAAACCTTCGAGGAACAAACATGTTGACTACTCATTGTCTTGTGCTGCGCTCAtgccacacaattttttgggaccAACATCTCGGTAAAATATTTGCAAGGGCCTCTTTGATTTGTATAAATTCTCAATAGCCACAACTCTATTCGTCGGAGATAGATATATGTGATTTGAACTTCGTAATAGATGTGATTTGAAAACATTCATAAGGACATAAAGCCTTTTCTCTTCAAAATCGAGCAGATGATTGGATTTTAGGAGTATATATGGGATGTGATTTGATCTTGCAAATAATAGATGTGATTTGGAAAGATTATAGTATTATACAGGATGTACTATatcccaaaaaaaaaacagatgatGTAGGGCCTCTGACAGAGTATCTATCTAGTGCATAGTTTTCAGTTATTGGGGGGCGACAGGGTCTTGAGCAAAACAGAAGGAGATAATAATTCAAGACGGaaagcgacaaaaggctcccatatGCGAATGCAGCGCACCAAACCAAACCAAGCCGGAGCGAGAGCGAGAGCCAGATAAACAAAACCAAACCCAGACTGGGCGAAACTGAAAGCAATCGCAGGCGGGCGGGCGCTTCATCGATTTCATTCCAATCACACAAAGAGAAGAGACCGCGACGCGAGCCTGCCTCGACACCCGTCTCCTCCCTCCCTCGCGATTCGATTCGTCTCTGACTCTCCCCACCTCCCGTTCGTCGCCGCCCCATGCCGGCCCGACCCCTCCGCGCctgaccccgccgccgccgccatggccgtcGATTCCGACAGAGGTATGTGTCGCTCGAGTGATTGATTTGTTTGATCGGGCGTGTTTTTTTGGTGATCGTGCTGGCTGACGATTCATTCATTCCCCTGTGCTGCTGCTGCAGGTGAGGGGGATTTGGAGATTGGGCTGGCGTCGCCGGGGTCGGAGGGCGGGGCTTCGCCGCTGGGCAGGCGGGCGCTCGAGTCCTGCCTCTCCGGGAAGCGGCTCGACCAGTCGCCGTCGCGCCTCGCCCGGCGGCCCGGGCTAGTCATGTCCAGCTCCGGGAAGCGGCTGGACCAGTCGGCCTCCCCCTCCCGCCCGGTGCTGGTCATGTCCCACTCCAGCAACCGCCTCGACCACCAGCCCTCGCCCTCGCCCGCCTCCTCCCCGACGCCCTCCAAGGGCCCGGCGCTCGTCATGTCGCGCTCCAGCAACCGCCTCGACCACTCCCCGTCCCCCTcccccagggccgcgccgcccgtgctcGTGCTCTCCAACTCGGGGAAGCGCATGGACCGCAAGAAGTACGTCAAGCAGGTCACCGGCCGCCACAACGACACGGAGCTCCACCTCGCCGCGCAGCGCGGGGACCTCGACGCCGTGCGCCAGATCATCGCCGAGATCGACGCGCAGATGACCGGCACGGGGGAGGACTTCGACACCGAGGTCGCcgagatccgcgccgccgtcgtCAACGAGGCCAACCAGGTCGAGGAGACCGCGCTGCTCATCGCGGCAGAGAAGGGATTCATCGACATCGTCCGAGAGCTGCTCAAACACTCGGACAAGGACAGCCTTGCCAGGAAGAACAAATCAGGGTTCGATGCGCTGCACGTCGCCGCCAAGGAAGGACACCGAGGTGAGCACACTTCTTCAGACACTTCACAGACACTGCATAAAACCAACACTTTCCGATTCTACTGGAGCACATATTTACTACTCCTACATGCTGAGCCTGGGTGTTGTAGGCTGAATCTCATAGTTCAGTTTGCATGACGAATAACTATATGGTACTACTTTGGTTCTTATTACTTAAAAGATCACCAATgaaggttgttgttgttgttatcctTTACTCCCAGATTCCAAATAGTATGTGTTTACTTTTTTTTATCTACTCTTTGATCAATCTCCATGAATCCTAGTATGTCAGTAGTTAGTTTTAAAATCGGCATGCTCTTATCGGCCTGTCAGTACCTACACTAGCTAATGAGCAAGCATTAGTTCATCATTCGTGTGTTATTTTTCATCTTTACTGTATCTATTTGTGCTACAAATTAAGCTGGACATCCGACTGACATTGCTCATAGATATTGTGAAGGTACTCCTGGACCATGATCCTTCCCTTGGGAAAACCTTTGGCCAGTCAAATGTGACTCCACTGATAACAGCGGCGATCAGAGGCCACCTCGAAGTAGTGAACCTTCTGCTCGAGCGGGTTTCGGGGCTGGTTGAACTATCAAAGGCGAACGGAAAGAACGCATTGCATTTCGCTGCCCGTCAGGGTCATGTTGAAATAGTTAAGGCTTTGCTAGAATGCGACCGTCAGCTTGCTCGGAGGACTGATAAGAAAGGACAGACTGCTTTGCACATGGCGGTTAAAGGGACGAGCGCTGGGGTTGTCAAAGCACTCGTGAACGCTGATCCGGCCATAGTTATGCTACCTGACAGAAACGGCAACTTAGCTTTGCATGTCGCCACCAGGAAGAAAAGATCAGAGGTAACTCTTCCTTTCTCTGCCATGTTAAATCTAATGTGCAAGCGTATTgatttttgttcttgttcttacaTACTTGTGTCTATTGTAGATTGTGAATGAGCTTCTGCTTCTTCCGGACATGAACGTGAATGCGCTGACTAGGGATCGCAAGACTGCATTCGACATAGCAGAGGGCCTTCCGCTGTCAGAGGAGTCTGCAGAGATCAAGGATTGTTTATCCCGTGCTGGTGCAGTGAGAGCAAATGATCTGAATCAGCCCCGTGATGAGCTCAGGAAAACTGTGACTGAGATCAAGAAGGATGTACACACTCAACTTGAGCAAGCCAGAAAGACCAACAAAAATGTATATGGCATAGCAAAGGAGCTGAGGAAACTCCACAGGGAAGGCATCAACAATGCGACCAACTCCGTCACGGTCGTGGCCGTGCTCTTCGCTACGGTTGCATTTGCTGCGATCTTCACAGTGCCAGGCGGCAACAACGATAAGGGCGAAGCAATAGTTGTGCACGCGGTATCCTTCAAGGTCTTCTTCATCTTCAACGCCATCGCCTTGTTCACATCATTGGCAGTAGTGGTGGTCCAGATAACACTTGTTAGGGGTGAGACCAAAGCAGAGAGGCGAGTGGTGGAGGTGATCAACAAGCTGATGTGGCTGGCTTCTGTGTGCACCACCGTGGCATTCATATCCTCATCTTACATAGTGGTGGGCCGGCGCTTCAAGTGGGCGGCGATCCTGGTGACGGTCATAGGTGGGGTGATCATGGCTGGTGTGCTTGGCACAATGACATACTATGTGGTGAAATCCAAGCGCACGCGGTATATCAGGAAGAAGGTGAAATCGACGAGGCGGAGCGGCTCAAACTCATGGCAACACAACTCAGAATCAGACTCCGAGATAGACCGGATATACGCCATCTGATGAAGATGTTGTTTCCAGTGAATGGATTCAGAGTATTTTTGGCAGCGACACGACACGAATGTAAAAAAAAGGATGCCACTCGCTATAGACAGCTTGACCCTGGGGGTGCTAGGGGTTTATTGTATACATTTGAATAAGCTGTTGTGAACTGTTATTCTCTCGTTCCTGGATTAGCAGGAGCCAGGAGCCAGGGGTCTTGTTGTATAGTGTATACTAGTACTTGAGATAGATTGGTCTTCAGAATACGAATGCAGCCTGTGCTGTGCTCCCTATGCATGGCTGGCTTTCATCAgatttctctttacttttttattttcttctcatTTTGTTAATAGTGCAGTGGTAGAAGAATAATATGTGTGTTTAGCACTCGGTTGTTCCT contains:
- the LOC124702130 gene encoding ankyrin repeat-containing protein ITN1-like — translated: MAVDSDRGEGDLEIGLASPGSEGGASPLGRRALESCLSGKRLDQSPSRLARRPGLVMSSSGKRLDQSASPSRPVLVMSHSSNRLDHQPSPSPASSPTPSKGPALVMSRSSNRLDHSPSPSPRAAPPVLVLSNSGKRMDRKKYVKQVTGRHNDTELHLAAQRGDLDAVRQIIAEIDAQMTGTGEDFDTEVAEIRAAVVNEANQVEETALLIAAEKGFIDIVRELLKHSDKDSLARKNKSGFDALHVAAKEGHRDIVKVLLDHDPSLGKTFGQSNVTPLITAAIRGHLEVVNLLLERVSGLVELSKANGKNALHFAARQGHVEIVKALLECDRQLARRTDKKGQTALHMAVKGTSAGVVKALVNADPAIVMLPDRNGNLALHVATRKKRSEIVNELLLLPDMNVNALTRDRKTAFDIAEGLPLSEESAEIKDCLSRAGAVRANDLNQPRDELRKTVTEIKKDVHTQLEQARKTNKNVYGIAKELRKLHREGINNATNSVTVVAVLFATVAFAAIFTVPGGNNDKGEAIVVHAVSFKVFFIFNAIALFTSLAVVVVQITLVRGETKAERRVVEVINKLMWLASVCTTVAFISSSYIVVGRRFKWAAILVTVIGGVIMAGVLGTMTYYVVKSKRTRYIRKKVKSTRRSGSNSWQHNSESDSEIDRIYAI